One Vigna unguiculata cultivar IT97K-499-35 chromosome 7, ASM411807v1, whole genome shotgun sequence genomic region harbors:
- the LOC114189714 gene encoding auxin-responsive protein SAUR50-like, translating to MKSRFLRGCLNKCKKMCLNKCISCEECCERGWWCSLREGCSNIPSDVPKGHLVVYVGEKHKRYVIKIGLLHHPLFRALLDQAQEEYDFIADSKLCIPCDEHLFLSVVRCASSPQNQPVCLCL from the coding sequence ATGAAGTCAAGATTTCTCAGAGGGTGTCTGAACAAGTGCAAGAAAATGTGCCTGAACAAGTGCATATCTTGTGAGGAATGCTGTGAAAGGGGTTGGTGGTGTTCTCTTCGTGAAGGGTGTTCCAATATTCCAAGTGATGTTCCAAAGGGCCACTTGGTTGTGTATGTGGGAGAGAAGCACAAGAGATATGTGATCAAGATTGGTTTGCTCCATCATCCACTCTTCAGGGCCTTGTTGGATCAAGCTCAGGAAGAGTACGATTTCATTGCAGACTCAAAACTCTGCATTCCCTGCGATGAACACCTCTTTCTCAGTGTTGTTCGATGTGCTAGCTCCCCACAGAACCAACCGGTGTGTCTGTGTCTCTGA
- the LOC114192048 gene encoding isocitrate dehydrogenase [NAD] catalytic subunit 5, mitochondrial — MTFQLLRRTFGGRFLSNPRAFSSAASSTIRATLFPGDGIGPEIADSVKQIFEAADVPIEWEEHYVGTEIDPRTQSFLTWESLESVRRNRVGLKGPMATPIGKGHRSLNLTLRKELNLYANVRPCYSLPGYKTRYDNVNLITIRENTEGEYSGLEHQVVRGVVESLKIITRQASLRVAEYAFHYAKSHGRERVSAIHKANIMQKTDGLFLKCCREVAEKYPEITYEEVVIDNCCMMLVKNPALFDVLVMPNLYGDIISDLCAGLVGGLGLTPSCNIGEGGIALAEAVHGSAPDIAGKNLANPTALLLSGVSMLRHLNLNDKAEQIQNAILKTIAEGKYRTADLGGSSKTTEFTKAIIDHL; from the exons ATGACTTTTCAGCTCCTGCGACGAACCTTCGGAGGGCGCTTCCTGTCAAACCCTAGGGCCTTCTCCTCCGCCGCTTCCTCCACGATCCGCGCCACTCTCTTCCCCGGCGACGGCATCGGCCCCGAGATCGCTGATTCCGTCAAACAG ATATTTGAAGCAGCTGACGTCCCAATAGAATGGGAAGAGCACTATGTGGGAACTGAAATTGACCCTAGAACGCAAAGCTTTCTCACATGGGAAAGTTTGGAATCTGTTAGGAGAAATCGGGTTGGCTTGAAAGGGCCAATGGCCACCCCTATTGGAAAAGGGCATCGCTCATTAAACCTTACACTCAGAAAAGAGCTCAATTTGTATGCCAATGTTCGGCCTTGTTACAGTCTTCCTGGCTACAAAACTCGATATGATAATGTCAATCTGATTACAATCCGTGAAAATACTGAAGGCGAGTACAGTGGACTTGAACATCAG GTTGTGAGAGGTGTAGTGGAAAGTCTCAAAATCATTACACGCCAAGCAAGTTTAAGGGTAGCTGAGTATGCTTTTCACTATGCCAAGTCTCATGGAAGAGAGAGGGTTTCTGCAATACACAAAGCCAATATTATGCAAAAGACTGATGGTCTTTTCCTCAAG tGTTGCCGTGAGGTTGCAGAGAAATATCCTGAGATAACTTATGAGGAAGTTGTCATTGACAATTGCTGCATGATG CTTGTGAAGAATCCTGCACTTTTTGACGTACTAGTGATGCCTAATCTTTATGGTGATATTATCAGTGACCTGTGTGCTGGCTTGGTTGGGGGATTGGGCTTAACACCAAg CTGCAACATTGGTGAGGGAGGTATTGCACTTGCAGAGGCAGTACATGGTTCAGCACCTGATATTGCTGGAAAG AATTTGGCAAACCCGACTGCTTTACTGCTGAGTGGTGTTTCAATGTTGCGCCATTTGAACCTCAATGACAAAGCGGAACAGATTCAAAACGCCATCCTCAAAACAATTGCAGAAGGGAAGTACCGAACTGCTGATCTTGGTGGCAGTTCAAAGACAACTGAATTTACAAAAGCAATCATTGATcatctttaa
- the LOC114192183 gene encoding adenosine kinase 2-like: MELDGVLLGMCNPLLDISAVVDDDFLQRYGIKLNDAILAEDKHKPMYEELSSKSNVEYIAGGATQNSIRVAQWMLQAPGATGYIGCIGKDKFGEEMKKRCSLDGVNVHYYEIDTAPTGTCAVCVVGGERSLVANLSAANCYKSEHLVKPENWALVEKAKYYYISGFFLTVSPDSIQLVAEHAAANGKTFMMNLSAPFICEFFKDALLKVLPYMDYVFGNETEARTFSKVQGWETDNVEEIALKISKLPKASGTHKRITVITQGADPVCVAEDGKVKLYPVILLPKEKLVDTNGAGDAFVGGFLSQLVKGKPIEECVRAGCYAANVIIQRPGCTYPAKPDFH; the protein is encoded by the exons ATGGAGTTGGACGGCGTTCTCCTCGGAATGTGTAACCCTCTCCTTGACATTTCTGCCGTCGTCGACGACGATTTCTTGCAACG ATATGGTATCAAGTTGAACGATGCGATTCTCGCCGAGGATAAGCACAAGCCTAT GTATGAAGAATTATCTAGCAAATCTAATGTGGAGTACATTGCTGGAG GTGCTACTCAGAATTCAATCCGGGTTGCTCAG TGGATGCTTCAAGCCCCTGGTGCCACAGGGTACATAGGTTGCATAGGAAAGGACAAATTTGGGGAGGAGATGAAGAAGAGATGTTCACTTGATGGTGTAAAT GTTCACTATTATGAAATCGACACCGCACCTACTGGAACTTGTGCTGTTTGTGTGGTTGGTGGTGAAAG GTCGCTTGTTGCTAACTTATCAGCTGCAAATTGCTATAAGTCGGAGCATTTGGTCAAACCAGAAAATTGGGCCTTAG TTGAAAAGGCCAAGTACTACTATATTTCTGGTTTTTTCCTCACCGTATCTCCCGATTCCATTCAATTAGTTGCTGAACACGCAGCTGCAAATGGCAAG ACCTTCATGATGAACCTTTCCGCTCCCTTTATCTGTGAGTTCTTCAAGGATGCTCTGCTGAAAGTGCTACC ATATATGGACTATGTTTTTGGAAATGAGACTGAAGCAAGAACATTTTCCAAAGTTCAAGGCTGGGAG ACTGATAACGTAGAGGAAATAGCTTTAAAGATTTCCAAGTTGCCAAAGGCTTCGGGAACACATAAAAGGATTACCGTTATCACTCAAGGTGCAGATCCTGTCTGTGTTGCCGAGGATGGGAAAGTGAAATTGTACCCTGTGATATTATTACCTAAAGAGAAATTAGTTGACACAAATGGAGCAG GAGATGCGTTTGTGGGAGGATTTCTTTCACAATTGGTTAAGGGGAAGCCCATTGAAGAATGCGTGAGGGCTGGGTGTTATGCTGCCAATGTTATCATCCAAAGGCCTGGCTGCACGTACCCAGCGAAACCTGACTTTCATTGA